The following are encoded together in the Poseidonibacter lekithochrous genome:
- a CDS encoding UDP-N-acetylglucosamine--N-acetylmuramyl-(pentapeptide) pyrophosphoryl-undecaprenol N-acetylglucosamine transferase — MNNTVVITGGGTGGHLKVADAFIDEFIKRDIDVIFIGSSNGQDKSWFENDNRLKETFFLDTRGVVNKNKIGKVLSLSNIFLKMIKCLSIYAKYKIDTVISVGGFSAAAGTFAAIAKPGCELYIHEQNSKMGKLNELTAKFATEVFSSFIEDSKIKDYPVSQEFFDLGRIRKEIKTVAFFGGSQGAVAINNFALKVAPRLKEDGYRIIHQTGKNDFDRVSAEYDKLKMNVDVFGFSKELPNKMKEADFAVSRAGASTLWEMCATGLPSLFVPYKFAAGDHQYYNAKDLVDKNIAFMSREKDLNEEMFFKALDCDVENISIRLQNSISSNATSLMVDYILDKS, encoded by the coding sequence ATGAATAATACTGTTGTAATTACTGGTGGTGGAACTGGTGGTCATCTGAAAGTTGCTGATGCTTTTATTGATGAATTCATAAAAAGAGATATTGATGTTATTTTTATTGGTTCATCTAATGGTCAAGATAAATCTTGGTTTGAAAATGATAATAGATTAAAAGAGACTTTTTTCTTAGACACTAGAGGTGTTGTTAATAAAAATAAAATAGGAAAAGTTTTATCTTTAAGTAATATCTTTTTGAAAATGATTAAATGTTTATCTATTTATGCTAAATATAAAATTGATACTGTAATTTCTGTAGGTGGATTTTCGGCTGCTGCAGGAACTTTTGCTGCAATTGCTAAACCTGGATGTGAATTGTATATTCACGAACAAAATTCAAAAATGGGGAAACTGAATGAATTAACGGCAAAATTTGCTACTGAAGTTTTTTCATCATTTATTGAAGATTCAAAAATTAAAGATTACCCAGTATCTCAAGAGTTTTTTGATCTAGGGAGAATTAGAAAAGAGATTAAAACTGTAGCCTTTTTTGGTGGTTCTCAAGGTGCTGTTGCTATTAATAATTTTGCTTTAAAAGTTGCTCCTAGATTAAAAGAAGATGGTTATAGAATTATTCATCAAACAGGTAAAAATGACTTTGATAGAGTAAGTGCTGAATATGATAAATTAAAAATGAATGTTGATGTTTTTGGTTTTTCAAAAGAATTACCTAATAAAATGAAAGAAGCAGATTTTGCTGTTAGTCGTGCTGGGGCTTCAACTTTATGGGAAATGTGTGCTACTGGATTACCTTCTTTATTTGTACCATATAAATTCGCAGCAGGTGATCATCAGTACTATAATGCAAAAGATTTAGTAGATAAAAATATTGCTTTTATGTCAAGAGAAAAAGATTTAAATGAAGAGATGTTTTTTAAAGCACTAGATTGTGATGTGGAAAACATTAGTATAAGATTACAGAATTCAATCTCATCTAATGCCACATCTTTAATGGTTGATTATATTTTAGATAAAAGCTAG
- a CDS encoding molybdopterin synthase catalytic subunit, which yields MENLELFEGSLPVEQITNDWYNKFRNSNYGAIITFVGVVRDENKIDGLSFDIYEPILNNWFNAWQEKANKNNAIVLMAHSKGDVLNHESSYIAAVCSPKRRVALEMIDEFVEDFKAQAPIWKYDIINGKREYALDRSTAITGAGILN from the coding sequence GTGGAAAATTTAGAATTATTTGAAGGTTCATTACCAGTTGAACAAATTACAAATGATTGGTACAATAAATTTAGAAACTCGAATTATGGTGCTATTATTACATTTGTTGGAGTTGTAAGAGATGAAAATAAAATTGATGGATTATCTTTTGATATTTATGAGCCAATTTTAAATAATTGGTTTAATGCATGGCAAGAAAAAGCTAATAAAAACAATGCAATTGTTTTAATGGCTCATTCAAAAGGTGATGTTTTAAATCATGAAAGTTCGTATATCGCAGCTGTATGTTCTCCTAAAAGAAGAGTTGCATTGGAAATGATTGATGAATTTGTTGAGGACTTTAAAGCTCAAGCACCAATTTGGAAATATGATATTATTAATGGAAAAAGAGAATATGCATTAGATAGAAGTACTGCTATTACTGGTGCTG
- a CDS encoding undecaprenyl-diphosphate phosphatase produces MELLDTVILGVIEGITEFLPISSTGHLIVASEFLNIEQTSVNKAFEVIIQFAAILAVILNYPSKFTFSHISLWTKVFIAFLPIAAIGFLFSSQVKAMFSIEIVAWMFIIGGIVFLIVEKFYDEKQTHTLDVEDITYKQAGWIGFAQIFALIPGTSRAGSSIIGAMLVGLNRKASAEFSFLLAFPVMCATTAYDLLKHHEELLSDANFLNLAVGFVVSFIVAYGAIKLFLKFLENFTFIAFGIYRIIFGLLLLAFI; encoded by the coding sequence ATGGAACTACTTGATACGGTAATACTTGGAGTAATTGAAGGTATTACAGAATTTTTACCTATTTCATCAACGGGACATTTAATTGTTGCAAGTGAATTTTTGAATATAGAACAAACAAGTGTAAATAAAGCATTTGAAGTAATTATACAGTTTGCAGCAATTTTAGCTGTAATTTTAAACTATCCATCTAAGTTTACTTTTTCACATATTAGCTTATGGACAAAAGTTTTTATTGCATTTTTACCAATAGCGGCAATTGGTTTTTTATTTTCATCTCAAGTAAAAGCAATGTTTTCAATAGAGATAGTTGCATGGATGTTCATTATTGGTGGAATAGTCTTTTTAATAGTAGAGAAATTTTATGATGAGAAACAAACACATACCTTAGATGTTGAAGATATTACATATAAACAAGCTGGATGGATTGGTTTTGCTCAAATCTTTGCTTTAATTCCAGGAACATCAAGAGCAGGTTCATCTATTATTGGAGCAATGTTAGTAGGCCTTAATAGAAAAGCAAGTGCTGAATTTTCATTTTTACTTGCATTCCCTGTTATGTGTGCAACTACAGCTTATGATTTATTAAAACATCATGAAGAGTTATTATCAGATGCAAACTTCTTAAATCTAGCTGTAGGTTTTGTTGTATCATTTATTGTAGCTTACGGAGCAATAAAACTATTCTTAAAATTCCTAGAGAACTTTACTTTTATTGCCTTTGGAATATATAGAATAATCTTTGGTTTACTACTACTAGCTTTTATCTAA
- a CDS encoding ArnT family glycosyltransferase, with product MINSKSYNYLFYFLLSILVVVLLFVSNTLSISYKEALNVFENTSVLTYITKTSIYIFGQNDIALRLPFIVFYILSVLLMYKSTEKYFKYDRDRFLSIIIFMVLPGVLSASLLVNSAIMVTFFTLLYLYFFHKEKKHSYILLFLYLLIDNSFAILYFAIFLFSLKSKDKKILITSLVLFSLSMYIYGFESAGKPKGYFLDTFAIYSTIFSPLLFVYFVYTIYRAGIKNEKTLTWYISATALLLSLIFSLRQRIYIEDYAPYVVISLPYMLKTFYHSYRVRLKQFRKKHYISAILVFIMLFLNVILTIINKPLYLVIPNERKHFAYKYHFIKEIAQELKKRNIDSVYTTDERLQLRLKYYGIKKGYNYFITFNKATIYTSSITVNYYGRDLKTLYIKKVK from the coding sequence ATGATTAATTCAAAGAGTTACAACTACTTATTCTATTTTTTATTATCAATATTAGTAGTAGTTCTGCTCTTTGTATCAAATACATTAAGTATATCTTATAAAGAAGCTTTAAATGTATTTGAAAATACTTCTGTTTTAACTTACATAACAAAAACCTCAATATATATATTTGGACAAAATGATATAGCCCTTAGATTACCCTTTATAGTTTTTTATATTTTGAGTGTTCTATTAATGTACAAAAGTACAGAAAAATATTTTAAATACGATAGAGATAGATTTCTATCTATTATTATATTTATGGTTTTACCTGGAGTTTTAAGTGCATCATTACTAGTTAATAGTGCAATAATGGTCACTTTTTTCACTTTACTGTATCTTTACTTTTTTCATAAAGAGAAAAAACATTCTTATATACTTTTATTTTTATACTTATTAATAGATAATTCCTTTGCAATTTTATATTTTGCAATTTTTTTATTTAGTTTAAAAAGTAAAGATAAAAAAATACTAATTACTTCACTTGTTTTATTCTCATTATCTATGTATATTTATGGTTTTGAATCAGCTGGTAAACCCAAAGGTTATTTTTTAGATACTTTTGCAATTTATTCAACAATTTTTTCTCCTTTGCTTTTTGTATATTTTGTATATACAATTTATAGAGCAGGAATTAAAAATGAGAAAACTTTAACATGGTATATTTCAGCAACAGCTTTACTTTTATCTTTAATTTTTTCACTTAGACAAAGAATTTATATAGAAGACTATGCACCTTATGTCGTAATTTCATTACCTTATATGTTAAAAACATTCTATCATTCATACAGAGTCAGATTAAAACAGTTTAGAAAGAAACACTATATCTCTGCAATTTTAGTTTTTATTATGCTATTTCTAAATGTAATACTAACAATTATAAATAAACCTTTGTATTTAGTAATTCCAAATGAAAGAAAACATTTTGCTTATAAATACCATTTTATAAAAGAAATTGCTCAAGAGCTAAAAAAGCGTAATATTGATTCAGTGTATACAACTGATGAGCGATTGCAATTAAGATTAAAATATTATGGTATAAAAAAAGGCTATAACTATTTTATTACATTTAATAAAGCTACCATATATACAAGCTCTATTACTGTCAATTATTATGGAAGAGATTTAAAAACTTTATATATTAAAAAAGTTAAATGA
- a CDS encoding peptidoglycan D,D-transpeptidase FtsI family protein, whose protein sequence is MSSNNTTKINKTKKIVILFLIIFLFLSILVISIFKTISDYRRLPTLQSTKKELSVRGDVVSADNFKIASSKKLYKAAIDTRHLSEDKIELFLNLFSIYSDIPYQKLKNKLKKIKKPGNLVLSYNIDSRTAKNLKELAFKLRKLKVFIPRKVKGGKILRGLSISESGEKRLFSYEDTLTPVVGYISKFETKDGKTKVKGIKGLEKSYNKVLNESKDGILKGNRDVLSYISFDKDSIIRKRVDGATLNLNIPLKLQKNNELTLDMYKEKLGADEIIVSIMDSKTGKILTLASSNRFNPEKIKQSDIPSLNVNAIEYQFEPGSVIKPISIALVMDKNRIKKDELLFAYNTKGKANKKGEYPKGQYKLGRYTIKDDHQFKKHYLTLDDIVIFSSNIGTLQLAQRLSGPEFYEGLKRFGFTRKTGIDLPYEKKGVMPKVWQFAAGDKEKKDNVFKATVSYGQGMTSTFMQVLKSYTVFNNNGYMTTPKIVSNLIHDGNNYKPYDDKAEKIISSKTANEIKRLLVKTVDQGTGKAARIEGLEVGGKTGTAQIARRGKYLKKYISSFFGFVNDGENSYTIGVTVINPISTGKYWYYHYASWSAVPVFREITKNLIKLNYLTPKKDIIQELN, encoded by the coding sequence ATGTCTTCAAACAATACAACAAAAATAAACAAAACTAAGAAAATTGTTATACTATTTTTAATAATTTTTTTATTCTTATCAATATTAGTTATTTCTATATTTAAGACAATCTCTGATTATAGAAGGCTTCCAACACTTCAAAGTACAAAAAAAGAACTATCAGTTCGTGGAGATGTAGTAAGTGCAGATAATTTTAAAATAGCCTCTTCAAAAAAATTATATAAAGCTGCAATAGACACTAGACACTTATCAGAAGACAAAATTGAATTATTTTTAAATCTTTTTTCAATTTATAGTGACATTCCTTATCAAAAATTAAAAAATAAATTAAAGAAAATTAAAAAACCTGGAAACTTAGTATTATCATATAATATTGATTCAAGAACAGCAAAAAACTTAAAAGAATTAGCATTTAAATTACGAAAATTAAAAGTATTTATTCCTAGAAAAGTAAAAGGTGGAAAAATCCTAAGAGGCTTAAGTATTAGTGAAAGTGGTGAAAAAAGACTATTTTCATATGAAGATACTCTAACACCAGTAGTTGGTTATATTTCGAAATTTGAAACAAAAGATGGTAAAACAAAAGTTAAAGGTATTAAAGGTTTAGAAAAAAGTTATAACAAAGTTCTAAATGAATCTAAAGATGGAATACTAAAAGGAAATAGAGATGTATTGTCATATATCTCATTTGATAAAGACTCAATAATTAGAAAAAGAGTTGATGGTGCTACATTAAATTTAAATATTCCACTAAAACTACAAAAAAACAATGAACTAACTCTTGATATGTACAAAGAAAAATTAGGTGCAGACGAAATCATTGTTTCTATTATGGATAGTAAAACAGGGAAAATACTTACATTAGCTTCTTCAAATAGGTTTAATCCAGAAAAGATAAAACAATCAGATATTCCATCACTAAATGTGAATGCTATTGAATATCAGTTTGAGCCAGGTTCAGTTATTAAACCTATTTCTATTGCATTAGTTATGGATAAAAATAGAATTAAAAAAGATGAATTATTATTTGCATATAATACAAAAGGAAAAGCAAATAAAAAAGGTGAATATCCAAAAGGACAATATAAACTAGGACGATATACAATTAAAGATGATCACCAATTTAAAAAACATTATTTGACATTAGATGATATTGTAATCTTTTCATCAAATATTGGAACATTGCAGTTAGCTCAAAGACTAAGTGGTCCTGAATTTTATGAAGGTCTTAAACGATTTGGATTTACAAGAAAAACGGGTATTGATTTACCTTATGAAAAAAAAGGTGTAATGCCAAAGGTTTGGCAATTTGCAGCAGGTGATAAAGAAAAGAAAGATAACGTATTTAAAGCTACCGTATCTTATGGGCAAGGTATGACATCCACATTCATGCAAGTACTTAAATCCTATACAGTATTTAATAATAATGGTTATATGACAACACCAAAAATTGTTTCTAATTTAATTCATGATGGAAATAACTATAAACCATATGATGATAAAGCAGAAAAAATTATTTCTTCAAAAACAGCAAATGAAATTAAAAGATTATTAGTAAAAACTGTTGATCAAGGTACAGGAAAAGCAGCTAGAATTGAAGGACTTGAAGTTGGTGGGAAAACGGGTACAGCACAAATAGCAAGAAGAGGAAAGTATTTAAAAAAATATATTTCTTCATTCTTTGGTTTTGTTAATGATGGAGAAAATTCTTATACAATTGGTGTTACAGTTATCAATCCAATATCAACAGGTAAGTATTGGTATTATCATTATGCATCGTGGTCAGCAGTACCAGTATTCAGAGAAATCACAAAGAACCTAATAAAATTAAACTACCTTACACCTAAAAAAGATATAATTCAAGAATTAAATTAA
- a CDS encoding MqnA/MqnD/SBP family protein encodes MIFAKIDFINLLPFHIYIKKNIPSSQMKSIIEYKKSYPSNINKKYKKRKVDSAFISSIASRNEKNLDFGIIAQKDVLSVLVIPGNEQDDFQSETSNALAKVLGYKGQVLIGDKALKYYHANKNSDFIDLAQAWNDKYNLPFVFAVLCYSSNKMLLDKYTRKFNKRHIKIPQYILEQYSKRTGISKQNILDYLKKIDYDLGIKEKRALKLFLKLTKEKGL; translated from the coding sequence ATGATCTTTGCAAAAATAGACTTTATTAATTTACTACCCTTTCACATATATATAAAAAAGAATATACCCTCAAGTCAGATGAAATCGATAATTGAGTATAAAAAATCATATCCATCAAATATAAATAAGAAATATAAAAAAAGAAAAGTTGATAGTGCTTTTATATCTTCCATAGCTTCAAGAAATGAAAAAAATTTAGATTTTGGAATAATTGCACAAAAAGATGTTTTATCAGTTTTAGTAATTCCAGGAAACGAACAAGATGATTTTCAAAGTGAAACATCAAATGCTTTAGCAAAGGTTTTAGGATACAAAGGTCAAGTATTAATTGGTGATAAGGCATTGAAATATTATCATGCAAATAAAAACTCAGATTTTATAGATTTAGCTCAAGCTTGGAATGATAAATACAATTTGCCTTTTGTATTTGCAGTATTATGTTACTCATCAAATAAAATGCTACTTGATAAATATACAAGAAAATTTAATAAAAGACATATTAAAATTCCACAATATATTTTAGAACAATATTCAAAAAGAACTGGGATTTCAAAACAAAATATTTTAGACTATCTAAAAAAAATAGATTATGATTTAGGAATAAAAGAAAAAAGAGCATTAAAACTCTTCTTAAAATTAACAAAAGAAAAAGGCTTATAA
- a CDS encoding FtsW/RodA/SpoVE family cell cycle protein, producing the protein MYSNKNKIKSIEKNHINSNPDYPLFILVSLLVVSSIIFSYSLSIYTVEYYGYNQFHFFMRQCFVGIIAIFIMWGCSQIDPDKLVGKVGMTLFGTFFLLMAIMPILPSSMVTAAGGANRWIRLPGFSLSPVEFFKIGFIYFLSWSFHRKVMDQPRKIGLKDEALLLAPYFLTFFIVVFIVAFLQKDLGQVVLLGVILVVLLIFANRSFKIFLVLGGVALVGLIGLILAAPHRIKRIHSWWAMVQDGILSILPSWAEGYLRIDELPEPYQVSHSLNAMHNGGFLGQGISNGDLKVGFLSEVHTDFVLAGITEEVGLLGLIVLISIIFTIIWRIFKISRRVENPIYHLFTLGVALMIIIAFLINSYGISGMIPIKGIAVPFLSYGGSSMLAMSLAIGLVLSISRVVDKKNIKTKKV; encoded by the coding sequence ATGTATTCTAACAAAAATAAGATTAAATCAATAGAAAAAAATCATATTAATAGTAATCCCGATTATCCTTTATTTATATTGGTGTCATTATTAGTAGTATCAAGCATAATATTTTCATATTCTCTTTCAATTTATACAGTTGAGTATTATGGTTATAATCAATTTCATTTTTTCATGAGACAGTGTTTCGTGGGTATAATAGCAATTTTTATAATGTGGGGCTGTTCACAAATTGACCCTGATAAATTAGTTGGAAAAGTTGGTATGACTCTTTTTGGAACCTTCTTTTTACTTATGGCTATTATGCCTATCCTTCCTTCTTCAATGGTGACAGCTGCTGGTGGTGCAAATCGTTGGATTAGATTGCCTGGTTTTTCTTTATCTCCTGTAGAATTTTTTAAAATAGGTTTTATTTATTTTTTATCATGGTCTTTTCATCGTAAAGTAATGGATCAACCAAGAAAAATTGGATTAAAAGATGAAGCATTATTATTAGCTCCATATTTTCTTACCTTTTTTATTGTTGTTTTTATTGTAGCTTTTTTACAAAAGGATTTAGGGCAGGTTGTATTACTAGGAGTAATTTTAGTTGTATTATTGATCTTTGCTAATAGATCTTTTAAAATATTTTTAGTTTTAGGTGGAGTTGCGTTAGTTGGACTTATTGGATTAATTCTTGCTGCTCCTCACAGAATAAAAAGAATTCATTCTTGGTGGGCAATGGTACAAGATGGAATATTATCAATTCTTCCTTCTTGGGCTGAAGGTTATTTACGTATTGATGAATTACCTGAACCTTATCAGGTATCACATTCCTTAAATGCTATGCATAATGGTGGCTTTTTAGGTCAAGGAATTTCTAACGGTGATTTAAAAGTAGGTTTTCTATCTGAAGTTCATACTGACTTTGTATTAGCTGGAATTACAGAAGAGGTTGGTCTACTTGGATTAATTGTTCTAATAAGTATTATTTTTACAATTATTTGGAGAATTTTTAAAATTAGTAGAAGAGTTGAAAATCCTATTTATCATCTATTTACTTTAGGTGTTGCATTAATGATTATAATTGCATTTTTAATTAATTCTTATGGTATTTCGGGAATGATTCCAATCAAAGGTATTGCAGTTCCTTTTTTATCTTATGGTGGATCATCCATGCTCGCAATGTCTTTAGCTATTGGTTTAGTTTTGTCCATTAGTAGAGTTGTAGATAAAAAAAATATTAAAACAAAAAAGGTCTAA
- a CDS encoding MoaD/ThiS family protein, whose protein sequence is MVKVEFLGPINKDSLELDISNLSQLSEVLKGDADVSNWLETCAVAINDTLTTTKDVKLEDGDKVSLLPPVCGG, encoded by the coding sequence ATGGTAAAAGTAGAATTTCTTGGACCAATTAATAAAGACTCATTAGAATTAGATATTTCAAATTTATCGCAATTAAGTGAAGTTTTAAAGGGTGATGCTGACGTATCAAATTGGTTAGAAACTTGTGCAGTGGCTATCAATGATACATTAACTACTACAAAAGATGTAAAATTAGAAGATGGAGATAAAGTTTCATTATTACCTCCTGTTTGTGGTGGATGA
- a CDS encoding peptidylprolyl isomerase → MFGFKKELKEYNYSQEELSKFNFAKITTDNGIIWIKLFNQETPNTVSNFATLANEGFYNNLNFHRVIDGFMAQGGCPEGSGTGGPEWAIECETQAEKQVHNKGSLSMAHAGPNTGGSQFFICFVPCPHLDGRHTVFGEIENTDSDSFSSLDNIHQGDKIVSIEILENKDDN, encoded by the coding sequence ATGTTCGGTTTTAAAAAAGAACTAAAAGAATACAATTATTCACAAGAAGAATTATCAAAATTCAATTTTGCTAAAATAACTACAGATAATGGAATTATTTGGATCAAATTATTTAACCAAGAAACGCCAAATACTGTTTCAAACTTTGCTACATTAGCAAATGAAGGTTTTTATAATAACTTGAATTTCCACAGAGTAATAGATGGATTTATGGCACAAGGTGGATGTCCAGAAGGTTCTGGTACAGGTGGTCCTGAGTGGGCAATTGAATGTGAAACTCAAGCTGAAAAGCAAGTACATAATAAAGGTAGTCTTTCAATGGCTCATGCCGGTCCTAATACAGGTGGTAGCCAATTCTTTATTTGTTTTGTACCTTGTCCTCACTTAGATGGTAGACATACTGTATTTGGAGAGATTGAAAATACTGATTCAGATAGTTTCTCTTCTTTAGATAATATTCACCAAGGTGATAAAATTGTTTCTATTGAAATTTTAGAAAATAAAGATGATAACTAA
- a CDS encoding anthranilate synthase component II has protein sequence MILMIDNYDSFTYNIVQYCLELGADLKVIRNDELSVEEIEKLNPEKIIISPGPATPNDAGICLDVIKHFADKKPIFGICLGHQSIAQVFGAEVIRAENMMHGKTSKIKVINDTNIFKNIPKEFTQTRYHSLTVKQDNLPSCIIPTSMSLDDNEIMSLEIKDKQIYGVQFHPESIMSEYGYEMIDNFLKL, from the coding sequence ATGATTTTAATGATAGATAACTATGATTCTTTTACATACAATATAGTTCAATATTGTTTAGAATTAGGAGCAGATCTTAAAGTAATCAGAAATGATGAATTATCAGTTGAAGAGATTGAGAAACTAAATCCTGAAAAGATAATTATATCTCCAGGACCTGCAACACCAAATGATGCTGGTATATGTTTAGATGTTATTAAGCATTTTGCAGATAAAAAACCAATATTTGGCATTTGTTTAGGTCATCAAAGTATTGCACAAGTTTTTGGAGCTGAAGTTATCAGAGCTGAAAATATGATGCATGGAAAAACATCTAAAATTAAAGTAATCAATGATACTAATATTTTTAAGAATATTCCAAAAGAGTTTACTCAAACTAGATATCATTCATTAACAGTAAAACAAGATAATTTACCATCTTGTATTATTCCAACATCAATGAGTTTAGATGACAATGAAATTATGTCTTTAGAAATTAAAGATAAACAAATTTATGGAGTACAATTTCATCCAGAATCTATAATGAGTGAATATGGATATGAGATGATAGATAATTTTCTAAAATTATGA
- a CDS encoding Fe(3+) ABC transporter substrate-binding protein — MIKKLALSAIVLASSLYASSEVNVYSHRHYDTDKKLFKMFEEKTGIKVNVVKAKASALIKRMESEGAKSPADVLITVDAGRLYQAKSKDLLQSINSNYLTTNIPATLRDKDNKWFALTKRSRVAVYRIGSGMDSKLSTYEGLADPKFKGQIMVRSSNNIYNQSLMAAMIAHHGKEYALNWAKGVVANMAKAPKGNDRYQVKAVANGIGSVAIANTYYIGKMVHNKDASQRESVKKVKIFFPKFENGGTHINVSGAGVAKYAPNKDNAIKFVEFLASKEAQELFAQANYEYPVLAGVKSSELVSSWGQFKDDTISINTLGENNKAAVKVFDQAGWK, encoded by the coding sequence ATGATTAAAAAATTAGCATTAAGTGCAATAGTATTAGCAAGTTCGTTATACGCAAGTAGTGAAGTAAATGTTTACTCTCATAGACATTATGATACAGACAAGAAACTTTTCAAAATGTTTGAAGAAAAAACAGGAATTAAAGTTAATGTTGTTAAAGCAAAAGCTTCTGCTTTAATTAAAAGAATGGAATCTGAAGGTGCTAAATCGCCTGCTGACGTTTTAATCACGGTTGATGCTGGAAGATTATATCAAGCAAAAAGTAAAGATTTATTACAATCAATTAACTCTAACTACTTAACTACAAATATCCCTGCTACATTAAGAGATAAAGACAACAAATGGTTTGCCTTAACAAAAAGATCAAGAGTTGCAGTATATAGAATTGGTTCAGGAATGGACTCAAAATTATCTACTTATGAAGGTTTAGCTGATCCTAAATTCAAGGGTCAAATTATGGTTAGATCATCAAATAATATCTATAACCAATCTTTAATGGCAGCAATGATTGCTCACCATGGTAAAGAATATGCATTAAACTGGGCAAAAGGTGTTGTTGCCAACATGGCTAAAGCTCCAAAAGGTAATGATAGATACCAAGTTAAAGCTGTAGCAAATGGAATTGGTTCTGTTGCAATTGCAAATACTTACTACATTGGTAAAATGGTTCATAACAAAGACGCTTCTCAAAGAGAATCTGTAAAAAAAGTTAAAATTTTCTTCCCTAAATTTGAAAATGGTGGAACTCACATTAACGTATCTGGTGCAGGTGTTGCAAAATACGCTCCAAATAAAGACAACGCAATTAAATTTGTTGAATTCTTAGCATCTAAAGAAGCACAAGAATTATTCGCGCAAGCTAACTATGAATACCCAGTATTAGCAGGTGTTAAATCTTCTGAATTAGTTTCATCTTGGGGTCAGTTTAAAGATGATACAATCTCGATTAACACATTAGGTGAAAACAATAAAGCTGCTGTTAAAGTATTTGATCAAGCAGGTTGGAAGTAA